A segment of the Cohnella algarum genome:
GGCGGCTCGATCCGCTTCACGACAGCGTCCCTGTTCGGCATCGGGTTCATCCCGACGTTCGTCATGGGCGGCGTCACCGGCGTCATGCTGGCGGCGGCCCCGGCCGACTATCAGTACCACGATACGTATTTCGTCGTCGCTCACTTCCACTACGTTATCGTCGGCGGTCTGGTGTTCGGCATTTTCGCCGGCCTGTTCTACTGGTGGCCGAAAATGTTCGGACGCATGCTCAACGAAGGTCTCGGCAAAATTACGTTCGTCACCTTTTTCATCGGCTTCCACCTGACGTTCTTCGTGCAGCATTTCCTCGGCTTGCTGGGGATGCCGCGCCGGGTATGGACGTATCTGGACGGCCAAGGCTTCAACGGCATGAACCTGATCAGTACGATCGGCGCGATCCTGATGGGCATCGGCACGATCGTCATGCTGATCAACATCGTGGTGACTTCGTTCAAGAAAGCAAACGCTTCGAACGACCCGTGGGAAGACGGCCGCTCGCTCGAATGGACGATTTCCTCGCCGCCGCCGGAGTACAACTTCAAGCAAATTCCGCTCGTGCGCGGCTATGATGCATGGTGGAAGGAGAAAATGGAAGGCAACGCCGCAATGACGCCGGCCGAGCCGCCGGGACCGATTCATATGCCTTCGCCATCGATCCTTCCGTTCGTCATGAGCGTAGGCTTGTTCATCTCCGGTTTCGGATTTATTTACGACATGCTGTTCCTTGCGATCGGCGGATTGGCGATTACGCTGATTTGCATGCTGCTGCGCTCGGTATTCGACGATCACGGCTTCCATATCGAAGAGCATGAACAGGAGAAAGGGGTGACCGTATGAGTTCGCATCAGCACGCGGAAGGCCATCTTCCGCACGAACCGGAAAAGGCGACGCTGGAAGGCCGCAATAAAATTCTCGGCTTCTGGCTGTTCCTCGGCGCGGAGACGGCGCTGTTCGGCACCCTTTTCTCGGCGTTTCTCGCTCTGCGCCACAACGTGAACGACGGTCCGACCTCGCAGCACCTGTTCGAGCTGCCGATGATTTTCGCGGCCACGATGATCCTGTTGTTCTCGAGCCTCATGAGCGTGTTCGCCGTTCAGGCGATGCACCGCCACCAGGTCAAGGCCATGATCGGCTGGCTGCTCGCCACGATCGTGCTCGGCCTCGGCTTCCTGGGTTTGGAGGTATACGAGTTCTACCACTATATTCATGAAGGCCTCATGATGCCGACGAGCGCGTTCAGCTCCTCGTTCTACACGCTGGTCGGCTTCCACGGCGCGCACGTCGCGTTCGGGGTGTTGTGGATCGGTTTGCTCATTCTGCAGGTGCTCAAGAAAGGCCTGACCACCGTAACCGCTCCGAAAATTTACGTGTCGGCGATTTACTGGCACTTCATCGATGTCGTGTGGGTTTTCATCTTCACCGTTGTTTACCTGATGGGAAAGGTGGGTTAACCTCATGTCGAACGAACATACGACTTCCGAAGGAAATGCGAAACGCCACCGGGTGGAAGGCCCCCAAAAGCACATCGTCGCGTTTGTTCTGTCGCTGGTGCTTACGATCATCGCCTTCGTGACGGTCGCCTCCGGCGAAATCAACACTAATTTCACCTACATCGTTCTGGTGGCGATGGCAATCGTACAAGTGTTCGTCCAGCTTGCATTCTGGATGCACATGAAGGATAAAGGCCACATGTTTGCCATTATCGCGATTTTGTCCGGTTGCTTCGTCGTTTTCACGATGATCATCATGGCCTTATACTGGGTATGGTGGTAATTGCAAAAGGCTAAACTGCAAAGAGGCGGGTCCCCAATCCGCCTCTTTTTTCCGTTTTAAGTTCGCGATCGGAAAGGAGGAAACGACATGCCGGGATTGGATTATTTTTCGTTCGCCGAAATGTGGAGTCCGCTTTTTTTGGTGTTCATGCTGCTGATTGCGACGTTGTATGCGTTCGTGGTCGGGCCGTGGAGGCAGAGGTTCGGCGGCGTCGAGGCGGTGCCGGTTGTCCGGCAGCTCGCCTTTTACGGCGCGATGCTGCTGCTCTATCTCGTGCACGGAGGCCCGCTTAGCTTGCTTGGGCATCTGATGTTTACGTTTCATATGACCGATATGGCCATATCTTACATTATCGTGCCCCCCTGTTGCTGTACGGGATACCGGGCTGGCTGTGGAAATGGGCGTTCGGGCGCGCGTTCTGGAAGCCGTTCCGCCTGTTCGCCAATCCGCTGTTCGGCTTGTTTGCGTTCAATCTGCTGTTTTCGTTCTACCATATGCCGGACGTTCACGACTGGGTGATGACCCATTACGTCATCCACGGCTTCTTTTACGCGCTGCTGCTGGTCGTCGCGCTGCTGAACTGGTGGCACGTCATGTGCCCGGTGCCGGAATGGAGCAGAGTGACGTCGCTGCGCAAGCTCGGTTATATTTTCGCCAACGGCCTGCTGCTGACGCCGGCCTGCGTGCTCATTATTTTTGCCCCCGAACCCTTATTCGCGGTGTACAACGATCCGCAGGTCTGGGTCCAGGCGATGGGGTATTGCGTTTCGGGCGATCCGGCGAGATTGCTGGAGCAGTTCGAAGGCCCCGCGTTTTTCAACCTGATGTCGGGCAGGGAGGATCAGCAGCTTGGCGGCATCGTCATGAAGCTGCTGCAGGAGTTCGTCAACATTTGGGCGCTGTATTCGGTGTTCATGCAGTGGTACCGCAAGGAGAAGTCCCAGGAAGACGACCCCGCATTCGATCATGCCGCGTCCGGACGTTTGAACAATGTGTGAAACCGTTCGATTCGGTTTGAACAACGCATGACGGGAATGTACAATAAAATTTAGGTATTCACGTCGATAAGCGGGAGAATCGGACTATGACATCTTACGAAATTTTTCCAACGATCAGCACAAGCTTCATTGCGCTCAGCGCGATTCTGGTCGCGATCGGCTGGCGGCTGATTATCGTCGGCAAGCGGGAAGCCCACGAGAAAACGATGATCGCGGCCGCGATTGCGGCTGTCGTGTTTTTTATCATTTACGTGTCCAGGACGATTTTTATCGGCAATACGACCTGGGGCGGACCGGAAAGCCTGAAGACGGTGTACCAAGTGTTTTTGATATTCCACATCGTTCTGGCGACGGTGGCGGCCGTGTTCGGCATCACGACGCTGGTGCTGGCCTTCCGCAAAAACTTCGGCAAGCACCGGAAGTGGGGGCGCGTGACGGCGGTTACCTGGTTCGTTACCGCGATTACCGGCATTACGGTGTACGTGCTGCTCTACCTGCTGTATCCGGGCGGACATACGAAGCCGGTGATCGAAGCGATTTTCGGATAAAAACAAAAAGACGGTTCCGGGGCAAAACGCTTGCCCGGAATCGTCTTTTTGTTTTTATTGCCGGTTTTGCCGCTCGGCAGCCCCGGAGGAGCGGTTGTTTTGCTCGAACGCTTCGGCGGCTTCCTCGGCGGAAAATTCCGTATCCGCGGCGCCTTCTCCCGGAACGGGCATTTTGTTCAATTCGGTCGTTTGAACGTCCGCTTTGGACGAACGATTCTGGCGTTGCGTCATGCGCGAAAGCCTCCCTTGGCGTTAGAATGGGAACCAGGGAATAAGGTTTCCTTACTCGGCTTATTTTATGCCGGATTTCTCCGAATTCAGGGTTGTTCCCGAAACGCCCGAAGGAAGGACGAAGGAACGGGCGCTTCGAAGCTCATCGTTCGGCCCGAAACGGGATGCGTAAACGCCAAAAGCTTGGCGTGCAGGCCGAGCCGCCCGAGAATTCGCGATCGCGCGCCGTATTTTTTGTCTCCGACGACGGGGTGCCCGATATCCTGCATATGCACCCGGATTTGATTTTTTCGGCCCGTTTCCAGGCGGACTTCAAGCAGGCTGAAGCTCCGGTCGGAACGGAGAACCTTGTAGCGGGTAATCGCATGCTGGCCGTCGCCCGGCTTCGGGCTCGAATAGACGCGCATCGCCTTGTTTTCCTTCAGCCACGATTCCACGACGCCCTCCGCGCCTTTGACCTGGCCTTCCACCAGGGCGACGTAAACGCGCTCTTTCACGTTTTCCTTCCAGTTCGTTTGCAGCGCCTGCTGAATCTTCTCGCTCCTCGCGAACATCATGACGCCGGAGGTGTCGCGGTCCAGCCGATGGACGATGAAGACGCGGTTTTTCGGATGCTGCGCGCGGACGTGCTCCATTAGTTGACGATACGCCGTAAGCTCCTCTCCCTGCCCGGTCGCGATCGAAAGCAGGCCGGCCTCTTTCCGGACGACGATGACGTCATCGTCTTCGTAAAGAACGGACAGGCCGATCAGGCGGGGAGCCTCCGCTTGCCGGGCGGTGCTGACCGTTACCGTCTGTCCCGGCCGAAGCCGAAAGTTATACGCTTTCTCGATGTTTCCGTCAACCGATATTTGGCCCCTGGCCAGCATGGATTTGACCGAGTTTCGTCCTTGGCCGGACAGCGATTCGAGCAAAAAAGGGAGCAGGTCCCCTTCGGTCCGTACGGCGAAAACTTTGGCCGGGGCGGATTTTCCTTTGTTCAATTTCTTCTTCCTCTCTGGCTTTGCATGTCTTCACGATAGCGGATTCGGCGCCGATGTTCAAGCGCATCCCATTTGAACGGGAAAAACGGATTTCAGGAAAAGGTTGACATCCCGTTGCACAGTGATTATACTGTGTATAAAGATATACACACATATACAATGTTGATGGAAGGAGATTGCGATGCAAGGGTGGCAAAAGGTCCGAACGGTGCTGGTTTTCGAAATGAAGCGGGAATGGATCGGCCTGATCGCAACGTCGTTATTCGCCGTATACTTCGGCGCGGTGTTCATCTTTATCGTCGAACAGGACGCCAATGGAGAACTGCCGTTCATGAGCGCCATGCGCGACTGGATATACTTGTTCGCGTTCCCGCTGTTCGGCTGCATGATGCACCGCACCGTCTTCCATTACTGGCGGCAGGACCCGTTCACGAAGCGGGTGGCCCATTGGCGAACGATGCCCGTGCCGATTTCGGCGATCGCCGGAGCCCGCTACGCGCAAAGCTTGCTGACGCATTTTGCGGCCGGGGGATTGTTTTTGACGCTGCAGTATATCGTGTCCTCGGATCTCCGGGCGATCGCCAGCGCAAGCGAATGGATCGCCGCGGGACTCGTCTGGTTCGCCTACGGCGTGCTGATTCAAGCGTTTTACGT
Coding sequences within it:
- a CDS encoding RluA family pseudouridine synthase, producing the protein MNKGKSAPAKVFAVRTEGDLLPFLLESLSGQGRNSVKSMLARGQISVDGNIEKAYNFRLRPGQTVTVSTARQAEAPRLIGLSVLYEDDDVIVVRKEAGLLSIATGQGEELTAYRQLMEHVRAQHPKNRVFIVHRLDRDTSGVMMFARSEKIQQALQTNWKENVKERVYVALVEGQVKGAEGVVESWLKENKAMRVYSSPKPGDGQHAITRYKVLRSDRSFSLLEVRLETGRKNQIRVHMQDIGHPVVGDKKYGARSRILGRLGLHAKLLAFTHPVSGRTMSFEAPVPSSFLRAFREQP
- a CDS encoding cytochrome C oxidase subunit IV family protein: MSNEHTTSEGNAKRHRVEGPQKHIVAFVLSLVLTIIAFVTVASGEINTNFTYIVLVAMAIVQVFVQLAFWMHMKDKGHMFAIIAILSGCFVVFTMIIMALYWVWW
- a CDS encoding cytochrome (ubi)quinol oxidase subunit III, encoding MSSHQHAEGHLPHEPEKATLEGRNKILGFWLFLGAETALFGTLFSAFLALRHNVNDGPTSQHLFELPMIFAATMILLFSSLMSVFAVQAMHRHQVKAMIGWLLATIVLGLGFLGLEVYEFYHYIHEGLMMPTSAFSSSFYTLVGFHGAHVAFGVLWIGLLILQVLKKGLTTVTAPKIYVSAIYWHFIDVVWVFIFTVVYLMGKVG
- a CDS encoding DUF420 domain-containing protein translates to MTSYEIFPTISTSFIALSAILVAIGWRLIIVGKREAHEKTMIAAAIAAVVFFIIYVSRTIFIGNTTWGGPESLKTVYQVFLIFHIVLATVAAVFGITTLVLAFRKNFGKHRKWGRVTAVTWFVTAITGITVYVLLYLLYPGGHTKPVIEAIFG